A region of Zeugodacus cucurbitae isolate PBARC_wt_2022May chromosome 5, idZeuCucr1.2, whole genome shotgun sequence DNA encodes the following proteins:
- the LOC105219221 gene encoding uncharacterized protein LOC105219221 codes for MKQTRKVAPDGGWGWVACFGVSLVNLATRSIEPSFGLLFGDLLRDLDVGTTGAAIIMSTLDVCMNFSGLFVGPLLKEFSYRKVAIAGSLLCGIGLAATSPAASMAHILSTYSVINGIGVGLSTSAAFVALNHYFKYKRGQAVGLSMAGTALGMLIMPQLVRMLLEAFGFRGAVLMLAGIALNSTVGAVLLQPAKWHMIDEVIDEELMTVPVSPPTPDVKVIREDAAEEDALPELNTLLFPKQQYMRKNYSEMAMNTMNGTRLGMPKRPTFPRIMSLAGVQSAVNNSHSNGDVNVSLRNRKHSVTSNLSYMDFTGSILQVHMNVGDEEFERNDRELKRVNTAASGMANAHRDSFIKMRPTETEKNEESAEKAAEKKPGFWRRFADLMDVDLLRDKIFLNILFGLSIFYVGEMNFKMVTPFFFANLGYNKTDVAFCLSITAITDILARIILPPIFDRTTIKKRTVFLVSIIFVGITRSIMAEQTEWTQLMVWLSICGFFRGSALANFTLTVSEYCSLEKLPSAFGWHLVGKAVFVICLGPLIGLIRDVTTSYPICIHAQTVCIFMCVIAWAIEYLITYLKERKANEGINATIGPETNIKH; via the exons TTGGCCACCCGCTCGATCGAGCCCTCATTCGGTCTGCTCTTCGGCGATTTGCTACGCGATCTCGATGTCGGCACCACCGGCGCCGCCATTATAATGAGCACACTCGATGTGTGCATGAATTTCTCAGGTCTCTTCGTCGGTCCACTGTTAAAGGAATTCTCCTACCGCAAAGTGGCTATCGCCGGCTCACTGCTCTGTGGCATCGGCTTGGCGGCCACCTCACCAGCAGCCAGCATGGCGCACATACTCAGTACATATAGTGTGATTAACGGTATCGGTGTCGGGCTGTCCACGTCGGCCGCCTTTGTGGCGCTCAATCACTACTTCAAGTATAAACGTGGTCAAGCGGTGGGACTCTCTATGGCCGGCACTGCGTTAGGTATGCTGATCATGCCGCAATTGGTACGCATGCTGCTCGAAGCTTTCGGTTTCCGTGGCGCGGTGCTGATGTTGGCCGGCATTGCGTTGAACTCCACAGTGGGTGCTGTGCTCTTGCAACCAGCCAAATGGCATATGATCGATGAGGTGATTGATGAGGAATTGATGACAGTGCCGGTGTCACCGCCCACACCGGATGTGAAGGTCATACGTGAAGATGCCGCAGAAGAAGATGCACTGCCCGAGCTGAATACGCTACTCTTCCCCAAACAGCAATATATGCGTAAGAATTACTCGGAAATGGCGATGAACACAATGAACGGTACACGCTTGGGTATGCCCAAACGTCCCACATTCCCGCGCATCATGTCGCTCGCGGGCGTGCAATCGGCGGTGAATAACAGTCACTCCAATGGCGATGTGAATGTGTCGTTGCGCAACCGCAAACACTCGGTCACGTCAAATCTCTCCTACATGGACTTCACCGGCTCCATACTGCAAGTGCACATGAATGTGGGCGATGAAGAGTTCGAACGTAATGATCGTGAGCTGAAACGTGTCAACACGGCGGCAAGCGGTATGGCGAATGCGCATCGTGACTCTTTTATAAAAATGCGCCCAACAGAGACTGAGAAGAATGAAGAGTCGGCTGAGAAGGCGGCGGAGAAGAAACCCGGTTTCTGGCGTCGTTTCGCTGATCTCATGGATGTTGACTTATTGCGTGATAAGATCTTCTTAAACATATTGTTCGGTCTGTCGATCTTCTATGTGGGCGAGATGAATTTCAAAATGGTCACACCATTCTTTTTCGCCAATCTTGGCTATAATAAGACAGATGTCGCATTCTGTTTATCGATAACAGCCATCACAGATATTTTAGCACGTATAATACTCCCACCAATATTCGATCGTACCACCATCAAGAAACGTACGGTGTTCTTAGTATCCATCATCTTTGTGGGCATCACGCGTTCAA TCATGGCCGAGCAAACCGAGTGGACTCAACTAATGGTTTGGCTATCGATTTGCGGTTTCTTCCGTGGCTCTGCGTTGGCGAATTTCACACTCACCGTTTCCGAATACTGTTCGTTGGAGAAATTACCCTCCGCCTTTGGCTGGCATTTGGTTGGCAAGGCTGTATTTGTCATCTGTCTGGGACCGCTGATCG GTCTGATTCGTGACGTCACCACCAGTTATCCCATCTGCATACACGCACAAACCGTTTGCATATTCATGTGTGTAATCGCCTGGGCGATCGAGTATTTGATAACATATTTGAAAGAGCGAAAAGCTAATGAGGGCATCAATGCCACAATCGGACCCGAGACCAATATCAAACACTAA